TATAGTCACCCGCGCCGCCGGAGCAAGCACCTTGCACGACGGTATTTTATAACCGTCAGGGCGCCGGCTTGCAGGTGCCGAAGGAGGTCATGACCTTTTCGTTGGACACGATCGTCAGCGACACATCCGGATCGGTGCGCGAGAGCTGCATCACCCAGCCGACCAGCCCGTCCATGCCCTGAAGTGTGATGTTGTCACCGGCGCTGGAGGCCGTGACGATCTCGCTGACATGCGGAAGCCCGTCATCGGAAACGCTGGCGATGATGCGCTTGGGATAATGCACCAGCACGCGCGCCGGCAGATCGACCGTACCGAGTTCCTTGTCCGGGCCGCAGCCACCCGTCTGGCAGACGAATACCTTGGTGAAGGTGCAGTCAGCCGGCGGCGGCAGGTCGGGCACCACCGAGTCCGCGGGCGCGCTGCTCGCCGGGGTCTCGGCCGCCGGGGCGGGGCTCTGCGCCAGCGCGGCGCCGCCACAAGCGAGCAGCGACAGGGCGGTGAAGGCGGCGAATGTGGCAGTGCGCATGGATCAAGGCCCTGTCGCGTCAGCGGAACGAGGAAAGTCTCAGTAGACCGGCGTGCGGCAGGGCGGGTAAGGCGGCGCACCGCAATAGCCCGGACCATAGACCGGGGCGGGGCGGTACACCGGGGGCGGGGGCGGCGGCGGCGGATAGTAATAGCGCGGCGGCGGTGGCGGGCGGGTCGCGGCGGTGAGGGCGGAGCCGAGGATGGCGCCGCCCACCAGCCCGCCGATGAAGGCGCCGGTATTGTTGGCATGGGCCGGCGGGGCCGCAACCACCAGCGCGGGCGCCAGAACAGCCAGCGCCAAAGCGACTTTCACGAGCGGAGCAATCCTGACCATGGCCGACCTCTCACAGAGTTGGCGGACTATCGCGCACCGCCTGATTCGGCACAAGCGTCCGTAACGGTAACCCGCCATGGCCGCTCAAGCCTCGCTGGCCTATGATCGCCGCCAACAGACCGCACTCGCAGCAAGGCACCACGGCACATGATCGACAGGTTGAACCGGCCAATAATCGAGGGGCACGAGGATCTCCACCTCATCCTCGACGCCGTTCCAACCCCGCTTTCCTGGGCGACGATGCCGGACGGACGCATCCGCTTCGTCAACCGGGCCTTCACGAAGACCTTCGGCTATCACCAGGACGCCTTCGCCACGGTGGATGACTGGATTGATGTCGCCTACCCGGAAGAGGAGAAACGCTGCCGGGCGCGGATGCGCTGGCGCGAGATCTGGAATCGGGCCCAGCACGGCACCACCGAGGTTCCGCCGGAAGAGATCGACGTCCTCTGCGCCGACGGCAAGACGCTTACCGTGCAGCATCGCGGCATCCTGCTGCACGAGGCGGGCGTCGCCATCGCCACCTTCGAGGACATCTCGGCGCGCAAGCTGGCGGAGGATGCGCTGCGGCGCATCGCCTTCGAGGATCCGCTCACCGGCCTGCCGAACCGGCGCGCGCTTCAGGCGCGCTGGACCGAGGCAATGGCGCGGCAGCCCACGGATCTCGCCCTGATGATACTCGATCTCGACCGCTTCAAGCCGGTGAACGACCGATTCGGTCACGAGATCGGCGACATGGTGCTCTCGATGGTGGCGCGGCGGCTGGAAGGCGCGACCGCGCCGGCTTTCGTGTGCCGGCTGGGCGGCGATGAGTTCGCCATCCTTATCGAGCATGAGGATGCGGCGGGCGAGGCCGAGCGGGTCTGCGCGGCGATCGCGGCCGCCTTTGCGTCCCCCTTCACGGTGGGCGAAGATACGACCCCGCTTGGTGCCGCCATCGGCATCAGCCACTACCGGGCGGACGCCGACAACCTGTCCGACCTGCTCCGCCATGCCGACGAGGCGCTGTACAGGCTCAAGCGGGCCGGCCGCTCCGGCCATGAATGGTACGCGCCGCAGCTCGTCTGATCTCGGGTGTGATCTCCCCGCTGCACACGCCCGGTGGAACCGCGCGCCCACCTTCCACGTTGAGGCTGCGGTCGGCAGAACCGTCCCTTGGGGACGGTATGTTGGGAGTATGATGTGGACAGACGTGGTTTTATGATGGGTCTGGCCGGCCTCGTCGGCGCCGGCGCGACCCTTGGCTTGGCCTTGACGCCCGCGCGGGCGACGCCGCTGAGCCAACTCAAGGATATCGAGGCCGGGGCCGCGCCGGCCGACGCGATCGGGCCCGACGCGGACATTCTCGATGTCGTCGCCGAGGCGCCGGATGGCACCCCGATCGATCAGGCGCAGTGGGGTCCGCCTGGACCTCCCGGTCCCCCGCGGGGTCGCCCGCCCGGCCCGCCGCCGGGCTATTACCGCCGCCGTCGCCGGCGTCGCGAGCGGGTGTGCGGCTGGCGCCGTGACCGCTGGGGTCGCCGTTATCGCGACTGCTGGTATGTCTGGCGCTGATCGCTAGGCTGACGGCCTGTTCACAAGGCGCGGATCGCTTCGGTCCGCGCCTTTTTTGCGCGCGGGCGCATGGCTCTCACGGGCATCGAAGGCAGATTGTCAGGGGGAGGTGGTGCCGCTTGTCAGACTCGAACTGACGACCTCCGCATTACGAATGCGATGCTCTACCAACTGAGCTAAAGCGGCGCGCGGCTTCTGATAGCCGCGAAGCCCCGCTTTTTCAAGCGTCGTGGCGCAGAGCGGCCAGCTTCACTCCAGCCTTGTCGCCCGCAGCGGCGGCATGATGGGGAAAACCCCGCCGCCGGAAGCATCGCGGGAGGCCTCAACCCCAGGGCCGGCGTGGCGAGGAGCCCGACGAACGGCGCCCCCACGGTCCGCGCGCCGGGGTGCTGGGCTGCGCCCCGCCCCACGGGCCACCCGGCGCCGCAGGGGAGGACGCTGCGGCGGCAGCGGCCGGCGCGAAACCACCGCCGCCCATCTGCTGCGCCAGCGCCTGCAAGGCAGCGATGCGGTTCTCCGTCGCCGGATGGGTGGAGAACAGGTTGTCCATGCGCTCGCCCGAGAGCGGGTTGATGATGAACATGTGCGCGGTGGCCGGATTGTGCTCGGCCGGCATGTTCGGCACGCGGTGGGCGGCATTGGCGATCTTGGCGAGCGCCGAGGCGAGCCAGAGCGGCTGGCCGCAGATCTCCGCGCCGATCCGATCCGCCTCATATTCGCGCGAGCGCGACACCGCCATCTGCACCACCATCGCGGCGAGCGGGGCGAGGATCATCATGGCGATGGTGCCGATCACGCCGAACGGGCTGTTATTGTTCTCGCGATTGCCGCCGAAGAACATGGCGAAGTTGGCGAGCATGGAGACGGCGCCGGCCAGCGTCGCGGTGATCGTCATGGTCAGCGTGTCGTAATGCTTGATGTGCGCCAGCTCATGCGCCATCACGCCCGCCACTTCCTCACGCGACAGCGCATCGAGCAGGCCGGTCGTCGCCGCCACCGCGGCGTTTTGCGGGTTGCGGCCGGTGGCGAAGGCGTTGGGCTGCGGGTTGTCGATGATGTAGACGCGCGGCATGGGCAGCTGCGCCCGCGCCGCCAGCTCCTCCACCATGCCGTAGAACTCCGGCGCGTTGGTCCGGTCGACCTCGCGCGCGCCGTACATGGAGAGCACCATGCGGTCGGAATTCCAGTAGCTGAAGAGGTTCATGCCGGCGGCGACCACCAGCGCGATCATCATGCCGCCGCGCCCGCCGATCATGAAGCCGACGGCCATGAAGAGCGCGGTCATGCCGGCCAGCAGGATGGCGGTACGGAAATAGTTCATCGGTTCCTCTCATGCGCCGCGCCGAAGCGGGACCGCCCCGCGCGACTTTCCCTATGAGGATGGGAAGCGATCATGGCGGACGCAAGATCGCGTGAGGGCGCGGGTGCCGCTGCGACAGGCGCGTCCCGATGCTTGACGCCTCCGGCCTCGCGATGGTTCCAATGGGTCATGCCCGAGGACACAACCCCACCCCCTTCGCCGACCGCGTCACCCAGTGAAGCCGCGTCGCGCCGCCCGCTCTCCCCGGCCGCCGAGCGGGCGCTGGCGGAAGCGGCTGCCCGCCGCGCCGCGCAGGCGCCGCTCGATCTGCCGCGCGAGATCGACGGGCGCGAAGGGCCCGAGCCCGTGCGCTATGGCGACTGGGAGAACAAGGGCATCGCCTCGGATTTCTGATGCGCCCCTTTCGACATGCCACCCCCGTCCTTTCGTCATCCCGGCCGAAGCGGAGCGCAGAGCCGGGATCGCGGGCCGAAGGCGCTCATCGAGCGCATCATCACCACCTGCACACCGTCATGGCCGGGCTTGACCCGGCCATCCACGTCTTGCCTCGCCGCGCCCTGCCAAAGTCGTGGATCCCCGGGTCAAGCCCGGGGATGACGGCGTGAGGGTGGGAGCCGTGTGAAGAACGCGGCTCGCTAGGCCTCACGCCGGGGTTCAGTCGTCCCCGCCCATGCTGAGCTTGTCGCGCCGGCCAGCCTTGATGCCGGAGCGCTTGGCCTTGCCTTCCAGCCGGCGCAGCTTCGAGCCGAGCGTCGGGCGGGTTGGACGGCGGGTGATCGGCACCACCGCCGCCTCGCGGATCATCTCCACCAGGCGGGCGACCGCGTCCTCGCGGTTGCGCTCCTGCGTGCGGAAGCGCTGGGCCACGATGATGATCACCCCGTCATTGGTGAGCCGGCGGCCGGCGATGCGGGCGAGCCGCTCCTTCACCGCCTCCGGCAGCGAGCCGGAGTTGCGCATATCGAAGCGGAGCTGGACGGCGGTCGAGACCTTGTTGACGTTCTGCCCACCCGGCCCGGACGCGCGGATGAAGCTCTCCTCCAGCTCGGACTCGTCGAGCGAAATGCGGGGCGTGACGGGGATCATCGACCTGCAGCGCTCATCGCTCAGCGCGGCCGGCGGGGCGCCGGCTCCAGCGCGTCGAGCCGCCGGCGCACCGCGTCGAGTTCGGCCAGCGTGTCCTGCACCCGGTTGGTCAGCGCCTGCGTGAGCCGCACCGCGACATCGGGATAGCCCTCAATGGTGCGCATGAAGATGACGCGGGGAATGCGCAGCACGGTCGAGGGCTCCACCGCCATCGCCGTCGCCGGCCGCTTGGTCTCGGTCAGCAGCGCCATCTCGCCGAGCAGCGCCCC
Above is a window of Ancylobacter sp. WKF20 DNA encoding:
- a CDS encoding sensor domain-containing diguanylate cyclase produces the protein MIDRLNRPIIEGHEDLHLILDAVPTPLSWATMPDGRIRFVNRAFTKTFGYHQDAFATVDDWIDVAYPEEEKRCRARMRWREIWNRAQHGTTEVPPEEIDVLCADGKTLTVQHRGILLHEAGVAIATFEDISARKLAEDALRRIAFEDPLTGLPNRRALQARWTEAMARQPTDLALMILDLDRFKPVNDRFGHEIGDMVLSMVARRLEGATAPAFVCRLGGDEFAILIEHEDAAGEAERVCAAIAAAFASPFTVGEDTTPLGAAIGISHYRADADNLSDLLRHADEALYRLKRAGRSGHEWYAPQLV
- the htpX gene encoding zinc metalloprotease HtpX; amino-acid sequence: MNYFRTAILLAGMTALFMAVGFMIGGRGGMMIALVVAAGMNLFSYWNSDRMVLSMYGAREVDRTNAPEFYGMVEELAARAQLPMPRVYIIDNPQPNAFATGRNPQNAAVAATTGLLDALSREEVAGVMAHELAHIKHYDTLTMTITATLAGAVSMLANFAMFFGGNRENNNSPFGVIGTIAMMILAPLAAMVVQMAVSRSREYEADRIGAEICGQPLWLASALAKIANAAHRVPNMPAEHNPATAHMFIINPLSGERMDNLFSTHPATENRIAALQALAQQMGGGGFAPAAAAAASSPAAPGGPWGGAQPSTPARGPWGRRSSGSSPRRPWG
- a CDS encoding DUF1674 domain-containing protein, translated to MPEDTTPPPSPTASPSEAASRRPLSPAAERALAEAAARRAAQAPLDLPREIDGREGPEPVRYGDWENKGIASDF
- the arfB gene encoding alternative ribosome rescue aminoacyl-tRNA hydrolase ArfB, producing the protein MIPVTPRISLDESELEESFIRASGPGGQNVNKVSTAVQLRFDMRNSGSLPEAVKERLARIAGRRLTNDGVIIIVAQRFRTQERNREDAVARLVEMIREAAVVPITRRPTRPTLGSKLRRLEGKAKRSGIKAGRRDKLSMGGDD
- a CDS encoding cyclic nucleotide-binding domain-containing protein; this translates as MSIEDDIALLETVPMLNMLGRDALRAIAISADNRPLNRGEILFREGQFAEAAFVVASGTLSVAREDANLARRPGQTIQVGRGALLGEMALLTETKRPATAMAVEPSTVLRIPRVIFMRTIEGYPDVAVRLTQALTNRVQDTLAELDAVRRRLDALEPAPRRPR